In Nymphaea colorata isolate Beijing-Zhang1983 chromosome 13, ASM883128v2, whole genome shotgun sequence, one DNA window encodes the following:
- the LOC116266738 gene encoding pathogenesis-related genes transcriptional activator PTI6-like: MMDCSIFPPVKYTEHRSRSHKVVARAAAGKSRTTTGDRRSSADTVAPKLVRLIVTDADATDSSSDEEEFFSFWQHRVKRYVHEIDLQTSCSSSSLSTTAALSTSGVAVPFGGKKKNGKLSDSKARRRPKGSASGNSSSGRKFRGVRQRPWGKWAAEIRDPSRRVRLWLGTYDTAEEAAKVYDNAAIQLRGPDAMTNFTPTIKTTTTTMATTVTATTTPESTPAKTDIETNPTSVSGYDSGEELLDLSSPTSVLRCCNSSDEQKPSKGEEVDGIAGGQAEWPDAGDTFPFDLPFSPGGFLDLGGDEAGLFGEFDPEEFSDALLADVGSWSPIPSPWADCLVDKCSFEIGDFFSSDAFLATPPPQASV; encoded by the coding sequence ATGATGGACTGCTCGATTTTCCCCCCTGTTAAGTACACGGAGCACCGGTCGAGGTCCCATAAAGTAGTAGCGAGGGCGGCGGCCGGGAAGTCGAGAACCACCACCGGAGACCGTCGGAGTTCGGCCGACACCGTTGCTCCGAAGCTCGTGCGCCTCATCGTTACCGACGCGGACGCCACGGACTCATCCAGCGACGAGGAAGAGTTCTTCTCTTTTTGGCAACACCGAGTGAAGCGCTACGTCCACGAGATCGACCTGCAGACCTCGTGCTCGTCCTCCAGCCTATCTACCACAGCGGCTCTCTCCACATCTGGCGTCGCGGTCCCTTTTGgtggcaagaagaaaaatggcaaGCTATCCGACTCGAAGGCGAGGCGACGGCCAAAGGGTTCCGCTTCCGGCAACTCCTCGAGCGGCCGGAAGTTCCGAGGCGTCCGGCAGCGACCGTGGGGGAAATGGGCGGCCGAGATCCGGGACCCGTCTCGTCGCGTCCGCCTCTGGCTCGGCACCTATGACACCGCCGAGGAGGCCGCCAAGGTCTACGACAACGCCGCGATACAGCTCCGGGGCCCCGACGCTATGACCAACTTCACCCCCACCATCAAAACGACAACCACCACCATGGCCACCACCGTCACCGCCACTACGACGCCCGAGTCAACGCCTGCGAAAACCGATATTGAGACGAATCCCACCAGCGTATCGGGTTACGACTCGGGAGAGGAGCTCTTGGACCTCTCTTCCCCTACGTCCGTGCTCCGGTGTTGCAACTCTTCCGACGAGCAGAAACCCTCGAAGGGAGAGGAGGTCGACGGCATTGCTGGCGGCCAGGCGGAATGGCCGGATGCAGGCGATACCTTCCCGTTCGACTTGCCATTCTCGCCGGGAGGCTTCCTGGACTTGGGCGGCGACGAGGCCGGTCTCTTCGGCGAGTTCGACCCGGAGGAGTTCAGCGATGCCCTCCTCGCCGATGTGGGGTCGTGGTCGCCGATTCCCTCGCCATGGGCCGACTGCCTTGTGGACAAGTGCTCGTTCGAGATCGGCGATTTCTTTTCTTCCGACGCCTTCCTCGCCACCCCTCCTCCCCAGGCGTCCGTCTAA